A window of Yoonia sp. SS1-5 genomic DNA:
GGCAGCGCACCGATCACCATCGCAGTCTGGATCGCACCCGTCCCGCCGGACAGAAGCAGGCCACCAACCACAAGCGCCAGCGCACCGCCCCAGAAGACGATATGCGGACGTGCCTTTGGGCCCTCATCACCCGCGGCGTTGATCGTGTTCACAATCAGCACGGCAGAGTCAGCGGATGTCACAAGGAAGGTCATCAGCAAGACCACGATCATCACGGCCATGCCCCATGACAGCCACGCGCTGATCGGTTCCAGCATGAACTGGGTCATGGCAAAGATCTTGTCGCCATTGCCAGCCCCCAGAATAACGCCATCAGCCCCACCATTAAGTTCCAGATCAATCGCAGTACCACCGGCCCATGCGAACCAGACAAAGCACATCAGCGACGGAACGATCATCGCACCCAGCACAAATTCGCGGATGCTGCGCCCGCGCGAGATACGCGCAAGGAACAGGCCCACAAATGGTGCGAAAGCGATCCACCAAGCCCAGTAGAAGACGGGCCACCAGCCTTGCCATGTGGTCAGTCGGTTCTCAAGCGTGGCGTTAAACGCCACTGTCAGATCCGCAGCTGGCACAGCGATTGACTGTTCAGCCAAGGATGCTGCCACACCGTCAACAGTTGCACCCGGGCTGGACAATGCGCCCAGCAATGCATCTGCCTGATCCGTTGTCAGCGCCTGAATGGATGCAGGCGCGCTGGCCAGAAATGCCTCGAGCGTTGATCCTGCATAGACCTGTACAGACAGACCCGGCAGCGCAAGCAGATAGTCCCAGATCCCGACAAAGAACGCCGATGCCCCAAACCAAGTTGCCCCGAAGATGATGAAAAAGCCCAGCAGGACAATCGACAGCACCATATTGATGTTGGACAGCCATTTGATGCCCTTGCCAACACCCGACAGCGCCGACAATGTCGATGCCCCCATGATGAACAGCAAGGCAACCACAATGCCCATTGTGTTCACGGTGCCAGCAATGCTGTCACCAGCTGCGTTAACCGCCCCCTCTGCATGGACCAGACCGCCAATGCCGATCCGGGTCAGCCCGGCCACAAACTGGTCGACCCCAAAGCCAAGCGTCTGCGCCACACCAAGGATGGTTGCCACAACCGCCACAATGTCGATCAGATGCCCCAACGGGCCAGACAGCGCCTTGCCGAATAGCGGCGTCAGTGACGACCGGATCGTCAGTGGCAGGCCACGACGATAGCTGAAGAATGCCAGTGACAGACCCGCAATCGCATAGCAGGCCCAGGCTCCCAGCCCCCAATGCAGGTAGGACCAGATATAGGCTGTGCGCACGTTATCGACCCCCAGCGAGGTCGTCTCGCCTGCAATCACCGACGGGTTGCTGCCGAAATGCGCAACCGGTTCTGCCACTGCCCAGGTCAACATGCCAACGCCGATCCCGGCCCCGAACATCATGGAAAACCACGAGAAATTCGAAAACTCCGGCGTTTCGCCATCGGCCCCCAAATTCAGTTTGCCGCCCGCTGGCCACAGCGCCAGCCCAAGGCAGACAATCACAAATGCGGCCACAACCCAGATATACCAGGCCGCAAATTGCGCCAGAATTGCCGAGTTCCAACTGCCCAGCACTTGTCCGGCCTGAAGCGGCCAGAAGATACACCAGACCACAAGCATACTGATGATGATCTTGCTGATCACCGTGACGTTCACGCTGAACCCGCGATAAAAACCGCTGTCAGCGGTCTTAATCGGAAGTTCCGATAGAGGTGGTTCAAGAGCCATGATTGTTTCCCTGTTCGTTGTTATTGTTCAGGTACTATAGACAGAAAGCCCGGGAAAATAACCCGCTTTTGCGCCAGCCCGCCCAACGCATGCGACGCTGCATGCGCAGCATTTATTGGTGTTTGAACAGGCCGAAGGGCGCGCCGCCCGGTGGCGGAAACGCCTGGGATGCCGGGGCGCCGACATCCGCCTTGTCTTCCCGCGCCGGCGTCAGGCGTTCACGTCAACCACGACACGGCCTTTGACCTGCCCCTTGAGGATATCGCGCCCCAGGCCGGGCAAATCGGACAATGTTGCCGGTTGGATCATGGCCTCAAGCTTTTTCATCGGCAGATCGGTGGCCACCCTTTGCCAGGCGACAAGCCGGTTTTCGTAGGGCTGCATGACGCTATCAATTCCCAGAATATTCACCCCACGCAGCAGGAACGGAATGACAGTCGCAGGCAGGTTCGCCCCGCCCGCAAGGCCGACGGCAGCAACCGACGCGCCATATTGCATCTGCCCCAGCACGCGGGCCAGCATCGCGCCGCCGACAGCGTCCACGCATCCACCCCAGGTTTCGGCCTCCAGCGGGCGTTTGACGGTTTCATTCAGATCGGCGCGCGGAACAATCTGCGTGGCACCAAGATCGGTCAGGTAGTCCGCTGTTTCCGGCCGCCCGGTCACGGCTGCGACCTCATGGCCCAGATGCCCGAGGATCGCAGTGGCAACTGATCCGACGCCGCCCGCAGCCCCAGTCACCAGAACCGGGCCGTCCTTGAGGCCTGCATTCTGCAACGCCATGACAGCCAGCATTGCGGTCAAACCGGCTGTTCCCACAGCCATGGCCTGCCGTGTTGTCAGCCCATCAGGCAGCGGCACCAGCCAATCTGCCTTGACCCGCGCCTTTTGGGCGTAACCGCCCCAATGCGCCTCGCCCACACGCCAACCGGTCAGCACAACCTTGTCGCCGGGTTTGTAGCGATCATCATCGGACGCCTCGACCGTCCCGGCAAAGTCGATGCCCGGTACATGGGGATAGTTCCGCACCAACCCGCCGCCCGGCCCGACGCATAGCCCATCCTTGTAATTGACCGTCGAATATTCGACTGCCACCGTCACGTCACCATCCGGCAACGCGTCAAGCTCCAGTTCCTGTACGGCGGCACTTGTCTTGCCTTCTTCGTTCTTCTCGACGACCAATGCGTGAAACATCTTACGCTCCTTTAGATCCAGAATTCTTCGTGTACCGTCACCGGTCTTGTGCCGGCGGGTGTTGTCACCGCCAGCGTGGTGCCTGCATCCCAATGGGTCATGCGCACCATACCCATCGCAACATTTACTTTAAAATCAGGGGAATAGGCGGCAGACGTCACCTGCCCCACCCGTTTTTTCCCAGCCATCAGCGGCCAGGCCATATCGCAAGGCGGAATATCACCGCCAATCGAGAGCGGCCTGATCTGCTGTGTCGGCCCTTCCTTGGCCACGCGCAGCAGCGCATCGCGCCCCACGCACCCAATCGCGGTCTGGGTCGAGCAAAAGCGCCCCAGCCCACATTCATGCGGCGTGTTTTCCCGTGTCATGTCATTGCCGTAGGACAAGAGCCCACCCTCGATCCGTTCGATCAGGTTGGGACACCCGGCGCGCACA
This region includes:
- a CDS encoding BCCT family transporter, encoding MALEPPLSELPIKTADSGFYRGFSVNVTVISKIIISMLVVWCIFWPLQAGQVLGSWNSAILAQFAAWYIWVVAAFVIVCLGLALWPAGGKLNLGADGETPEFSNFSWFSMMFGAGIGVGMLTWAVAEPVAHFGSNPSVIAGETTSLGVDNVRTAYIWSYLHWGLGAWACYAIAGLSLAFFSYRRGLPLTIRSSLTPLFGKALSGPLGHLIDIVAVVATILGVAQTLGFGVDQFVAGLTRIGIGGLVHAEGAVNAAGDSIAGTVNTMGIVVALLFIMGASTLSALSGVGKGIKWLSNINMVLSIVLLGFFIIFGATWFGASAFFVGIWDYLLALPGLSVQVYAGSTLEAFLASAPASIQALTTDQADALLGALSSPGATVDGVAASLAEQSIAVPAADLTVAFNATLENRLTTWQGWWPVFYWAWWIAFAPFVGLFLARISRGRSIREFVLGAMIVPSLMCFVWFAWAGGTAIDLELNGGADGVILGAGNGDKIFAMTQFMLEPISAWLSWGMAVMIVVLLMTFLVTSADSAVLIVNTINAAGDEGPKARPHIVFWGGALALVVGGLLLSGGTGAIQTAMVIGALPFSIVMALMCIALIKAIWNDGRRAAAGVTAVTVDPMATPAE
- the acuI gene encoding acryloyl-CoA reductase; its protein translation is MFHALVVEKNEEGKTSAAVQELELDALPDGDVTVAVEYSTVNYKDGLCVGPGGGLVRNYPHVPGIDFAGTVEASDDDRYKPGDKVVLTGWRVGEAHWGGYAQKARVKADWLVPLPDGLTTRQAMAVGTAGLTAMLAVMALQNAGLKDGPVLVTGAAGGVGSVATAILGHLGHEVAAVTGRPETADYLTDLGATQIVPRADLNETVKRPLEAETWGGCVDAVGGAMLARVLGQMQYGASVAAVGLAGGANLPATVIPFLLRGVNILGIDSVMQPYENRLVAWQRVATDLPMKKLEAMIQPATLSDLPGLGRDILKGQVKGRVVVDVNA